Proteins encoded within one genomic window of Ammonifex degensii KC4:
- a CDS encoding 4Fe-4S dicluster domain-containing protein, translating into MQHFGEPLIYETGKGRVCVFPGLCKGCGLCIEKCPKKALRWSKYLGVYGTPTVEATEDCIACGMCQNVCPDCAILVIRDEGKKAAASGGS; encoded by the coding sequence GTGCAGCACTTCGGCGAGCCGCTCATATACGAAACGGGGAAAGGCAGGGTCTGCGTTTTCCCCGGTCTCTGTAAGGGTTGTGGGCTTTGTATTGAGAAGTGCCCCAAGAAGGCCCTCAGGTGGTCCAAGTACCTGGGTGTCTACGGCACTCCTACGGTGGAGGCGACGGAAGACTGTATCGCTTGCGGCATGTGCCAAAATGTTTGCCCGGACTGCGCCATCCTGGTGATACGGGATGAGGGCAAGAAAGCAGCCGCTAGTGGAGGCTCTTAG
- a CDS encoding 2-oxoacid:acceptor oxidoreductase family protein: protein MGKPLKIVVAGEGGQGVQAVAEILAEAAYDEGKEVLYIPAFGVEQRGGVSLAYLQVGDEPVPAPKFEKADIVVALSGRAVRRTRQYVGPETIFIYDTHADVQEEELPKEAKRLIPIPGIEVARKELHPRVFNILIMGALIKLTSIVGLEDAKKALEKRLGHRFEKDPSLRELNYRALEKGMALVS from the coding sequence ATGGGGAAACCTCTTAAGATCGTGGTGGCCGGTGAGGGAGGACAGGGAGTGCAGGCGGTGGCCGAGATCTTGGCCGAGGCGGCCTACGATGAGGGGAAAGAGGTCCTTTATATACCGGCCTTCGGCGTGGAGCAGCGGGGCGGAGTCTCCCTGGCCTACCTGCAGGTAGGGGACGAGCCTGTACCTGCTCCCAAGTTCGAGAAGGCGGACATCGTGGTGGCCCTGAGCGGGCGGGCGGTTCGGCGGACACGGCAGTACGTGGGGCCGGAAACTATCTTCATTTACGACACGCACGCCGACGTTCAGGAGGAAGAACTGCCCAAGGAGGCCAAGCGCCTGATCCCCATACCCGGCATCGAGGTGGCCCGCAAGGAACTCCATCCCCGGGTTTTCAACATCCTCATTATGGGGGCGCTTATCAAACTTACCTCCATTGTGGGGCTGGAAGATGCCAAGAAGGCCCTGGAGAAGCGTCTGGGGCACCGCTTCGAGAAGGATCCCAGCCTGCGGGAGCTCAACTATCGGGCTCTGGAGAAGGGCATGGCGCTGGTAAGCTAG
- a CDS encoding thiamine pyrophosphate-dependent enzyme, giving the protein MPKSWRRETKPHKFCPGCGHGIALKALGQAIDELGLQGIAVFGCDIGCSLLAWDFFDLDTVQTHHGRTIPVMVGLKRARPELICIAYMGDGGGYAIGAQHLVNAATRNEKITAILINNTQYGMTGGQMAPTTLPGQKTETTPYGRDPEITGYPTQGPEMVAAITDERAYVARGTVARPGQLREFFKRALQNQIDGRGFSFVEVISACPTNWRTNAKETWEWVEKLMPTYFRVGELKVPEALRGKGVEVKDGETS; this is encoded by the coding sequence ATGCCTAAAAGCTGGCGCAGGGAGACCAAGCCCCACAAGTTTTGCCCGGGGTGCGGTCACGGCATTGCCCTTAAGGCGCTGGGACAGGCCATCGATGAGCTGGGTCTACAGGGGATAGCCGTTTTCGGGTGCGACATCGGGTGTTCCCTTCTGGCCTGGGACTTCTTTGACTTAGACACCGTGCAGACCCACCACGGGCGCACCATTCCCGTGATGGTGGGGCTTAAGCGAGCCCGCCCGGAGCTCATCTGTATCGCCTACATGGGAGACGGCGGCGGGTACGCCATCGGTGCCCAGCACCTGGTGAACGCTGCCACCCGCAACGAGAAGATAACGGCCATCCTCATCAACAACACCCAGTACGGCATGACGGGAGGGCAGATGGCTCCTACCACCTTACCAGGGCAGAAGACGGAGACTACCCCTTACGGCCGCGATCCGGAGATCACCGGTTACCCCACCCAGGGGCCGGAGATGGTGGCAGCCATCACCGACGAAAGGGCTTATGTAGCTAGAGGTACAGTAGCCCGTCCAGGGCAGTTGCGGGAGTTTTTCAAGCGGGCCTTGCAGAACCAGATTGACGGCCGGGGTTTTTCTTTCGTGGAGGTGATCTCGGCCTGCCCCACTAACTGGCGGACCAACGCTAAGGAGACCTGGGAATGGGTGGAAAAACTCATGCCCACTTACTTCCGGGTGGGGGAGCTCAAGGTGCCGGAGGCTCTGCGCGGGAAGGGGGTAGAGGTCAAGGATGGGGAAACCTCTTAA
- a CDS encoding ferredoxin oxidoreductase: protein MTGNEVVAWAALAAGAEIMYGYPITPQNEIMHYWTRLAPKYGRMFLQTEDELSAGFTTIGGVMGGRRAFTATAGPGNVLMQEPMAMAEMMRLPVVVIIMQRGGPSTGTVIYSQQEVTLTTLGGNGEGFRIVYSTAGNQELFDYVIKAFNTAWKYRFPTFVLGDGYQAKMREPLVIYDPEIRGLSPVPTEPFLGKPGVPGVDRLPGHYRNTYNTEEELYEVIMGLARAYEAIIPEVVEFEEEAVEGAELLVMSHGVVSRAVKSAVRALRRDGYPVGYFRPITLRPLPVEAMRRRAEKVRRILVAESAYGQFARLVKEALYGLQVEIVPLFKPGLGINPEEIYSRAQELIKGGEKGAEHIAATHA from the coding sequence ATGACCGGTAACGAGGTGGTGGCCTGGGCAGCTTTAGCGGCAGGGGCCGAAATCATGTACGGTTACCCCATCACGCCGCAGAACGAAATCATGCACTACTGGACCAGGTTGGCCCCCAAATACGGCCGGATGTTCTTGCAGACGGAGGACGAGCTCTCCGCCGGCTTCACCACCATAGGAGGGGTCATGGGTGGAAGGCGGGCCTTCACCGCTACCGCCGGGCCGGGGAACGTACTCATGCAGGAACCCATGGCCATGGCAGAAATGATGCGCCTGCCGGTGGTGGTAATCATCATGCAGCGGGGCGGCCCCTCCACGGGCACGGTGATCTACTCGCAGCAGGAGGTCACCCTCACCACCTTGGGAGGAAACGGTGAAGGCTTCCGTATCGTCTACTCCACTGCTGGCAACCAGGAACTCTTCGACTACGTCATCAAGGCTTTCAACACCGCCTGGAAGTATCGCTTTCCCACTTTCGTCCTGGGGGATGGCTATCAGGCCAAGATGCGCGAGCCCCTGGTCATATACGACCCGGAGATAAGGGGCTTGAGCCCGGTGCCTACCGAGCCTTTCTTGGGGAAGCCGGGCGTGCCGGGAGTGGACAGGCTGCCGGGACACTACCGCAACACCTACAACACCGAGGAAGAGCTTTATGAAGTGATCATGGGCTTGGCTCGGGCCTACGAGGCCATAATACCGGAGGTTGTGGAATTTGAAGAGGAGGCGGTGGAGGGGGCTGAGCTTCTGGTGATGAGCCACGGGGTGGTCTCCCGGGCGGTCAAGAGCGCGGTGCGGGCCCTGCGCCGCGACGGCTACCCGGTGGGCTACTTCCGCCCCATAACCCTGCGTCCCCTACCGGTGGAGGCGATGCGGCGCCGGGCCGAGAAAGTGCGGCGGATTCTGGTGGCGGAGTCGGCCTACGGGCAGTTTGCTCGCCTGGTCAAGGAAGCGCTTTACGGCCTGCAAGTGGAGATCGTCCCCCTTTTCAAGCCGGGTCTGGGAATTAACCCCGAGGAGATCTACTCGCGCGCCCAGGAACTGATCAAGGGAGGGGAAAAGGGTGCAGAACATATTGCAGCCACCCATGCCTAA
- a CDS encoding pro-sigmaK processing inhibitor BofA family protein, whose amino-acid sequence MDWKVVFFGFLGLMGLYLMGSVLLAPLRLVLRLFWAMVVGTCLLGLINLVGELFHFHIALNPLTALAAGLYPVGGVLLLTLLALAGFRA is encoded by the coding sequence GTGGACTGGAAGGTAGTCTTCTTCGGGTTTTTGGGGCTTATGGGCCTTTACCTCATGGGAAGCGTGCTTTTGGCCCCTTTGCGTTTGGTCTTGCGCCTTTTCTGGGCCATGGTGGTGGGGACTTGCCTCTTGGGGCTTATCAATCTGGTGGGGGAGCTTTTTCACTTCCACATCGCCCTTAACCCCTTGACTGCCCTGGCTGCCGGCCTTTATCCCGTAGGAGGGGTCTTGCTGCTCACCCTTCTCGCCCTGGCCGGATTTAGAGCTTGA
- the recR gene encoding recombination mediator RecR, producing the protein MSYPRPLARLIEELKRLPGIGSRTAQRLAFYLLSAPPEEALRLAEAIKEAREKTFYCSVCGNFTDIDPCSICSDARRDKGIICVVEMPRDVVAIERAGCFKGVYHVLHGVLSPLDGVGPDKLRIQELLQRLQEGEVREVILATSSTTEGEATALYLKRLLKPLEVKVSRLAYGLPVGAEIELADEETISRALEGRREI; encoded by the coding sequence TTGAGCTACCCCCGCCCCCTTGCCAGGCTGATAGAGGAACTCAAGCGCCTTCCCGGCATCGGCTCTCGGACAGCGCAGCGCCTGGCCTTTTACCTTCTAAGCGCCCCGCCGGAGGAGGCCCTGCGCCTGGCCGAAGCCATAAAGGAGGCCCGGGAGAAAACCTTTTACTGCTCCGTTTGCGGCAACTTTACCGACATCGATCCTTGCTCCATCTGTAGCGATGCGCGGCGGGACAAGGGGATCATTTGCGTGGTGGAGATGCCCCGCGACGTGGTGGCCATAGAGCGGGCCGGGTGCTTTAAGGGGGTTTACCACGTACTGCACGGCGTCCTCTCCCCCCTTGACGGCGTCGGCCCCGACAAGCTGCGTATCCAAGAGCTGCTCCAAAGGCTACAAGAAGGGGAAGTAAGAGAGGTCATTCTGGCCACCAGCTCCACCACCGAGGGAGAAGCCACGGCCCTTTACTTAAAGCGGTTGCTTAAGCCCCTAGAGGTCAAAGTGAGCCGGCTGGCCTACGGCTTGCCGGTGGGGGCGGAGATAGAGCTGGCGGACGAGGAGACCATTTCCCGCGCTTTAGAGGGGAGAAGGGAGATCTGA
- a CDS encoding YbaB/EbfC family nucleoid-associated protein: MMRQVQKLQSELAKLQEELGNRTTEATAGGGMVKAVVNGRQELVSLEIKPEAVDPEEVELLQDMILAAVNEALRQAREMVAQEMGRLTGGLGIPGLV, translated from the coding sequence ATGATGCGTCAGGTGCAGAAACTTCAGTCGGAGCTGGCTAAACTCCAAGAGGAACTGGGTAACCGCACCACGGAGGCCACCGCCGGCGGCGGCATGGTAAAGGCGGTGGTCAACGGGCGCCAGGAGCTGGTCTCCCTGGAGATCAAGCCCGAGGCGGTGGACCCCGAAGAGGTGGAGCTCCTCCAGGACATGATCCTGGCTGCGGTCAACGAGGCCCTGCGGCAGGCGCGCGAGATGGTGGCACAAGAAATGGGACGCCTGACGGGCGGGCTGGGCATCCCCGGGCTGGTCTAA
- the dnaX gene encoding DNA polymerase III subunit gamma/tau, translating to MAEEQALYRAWRPQQFAQVVGQAHVTRTLRNALAMGRIAHAYLFAGPRGTGKTSTARILAKALNCLQGPTPVPCDTCPQCLSIMEGTSLDVLEIDAASRRGIDEMRELRERVRLSPVHSRYKVYIIDEAHMLTSEAANALLKTLEEPPPQVVFILATTEPHKIPVTILSRCQRFDFRRLPTALIEEHLARVAETFPVKVEREALRLLAQAAEGSMRDALSLLDQALAWAEGELRAIDVADLLGKVPSQALEEMLTYLQKGDLAGALRLVNEIEERGKDLNLFVRDLILRLREEILRHLREERKAPSWLLRSLAALHQALVDMRLSPLKSLTLELALIRLLSTEEGRPPSLERVKALWPDVLQFVKEASPRLFGQLCLANIVGLEGRRLKLAAGDGYVRSALSRPENQALLAEALSRRFGGDWEVEIV from the coding sequence GTGGCCGAAGAACAAGCCCTCTACCGTGCTTGGCGCCCCCAGCAATTCGCCCAGGTGGTCGGTCAGGCTCACGTCACTCGCACTTTAAGGAATGCTTTGGCTATGGGTAGAATTGCTCACGCCTATCTCTTTGCTGGTCCGCGAGGCACGGGAAAGACCAGCACGGCCCGGATCCTGGCCAAAGCCCTTAATTGCCTCCAAGGTCCTACGCCTGTCCCCTGCGATACCTGTCCACAGTGCCTCTCCATCATGGAAGGCACCTCCTTGGACGTTCTGGAGATCGACGCTGCTTCCCGCCGGGGCATAGACGAAATGCGGGAGCTAAGGGAGCGGGTGCGGCTTTCCCCAGTACATTCCCGCTACAAGGTCTACATCATTGACGAGGCTCATATGCTCACCTCGGAAGCGGCCAACGCCCTTTTGAAAACTCTGGAGGAACCTCCTCCCCAGGTAGTCTTTATCTTGGCTACCACCGAACCGCATAAGATACCGGTCACCATCCTCTCTCGCTGCCAGCGCTTTGATTTCCGTCGCCTTCCTACTGCCCTCATCGAGGAGCACCTGGCCCGGGTGGCCGAAACCTTTCCGGTAAAGGTAGAAAGGGAAGCCTTACGCCTGCTGGCCCAAGCGGCAGAGGGGAGTATGCGGGATGCTTTAAGCCTGCTGGACCAGGCTCTGGCCTGGGCCGAAGGGGAGCTCCGGGCGATTGATGTGGCCGATCTTTTAGGGAAGGTTCCTTCTCAGGCCCTGGAAGAGATGCTGACCTACCTGCAGAAAGGGGATCTGGCCGGCGCTTTGCGCCTGGTGAACGAGATCGAGGAAAGGGGCAAGGACCTCAACCTTTTTGTGCGCGACCTCATCCTGCGCCTGCGGGAAGAGATTCTCCGTCACCTGCGGGAGGAGAGAAAAGCGCCTTCCTGGCTTTTGCGCTCCCTTGCCGCTTTGCACCAGGCTTTGGTTGACATGCGCTTAAGTCCGCTTAAAAGCCTTACTTTGGAGCTGGCCCTTATCCGCCTCTTATCCACGGAGGAGGGGCGTCCCCCTTCTCTGGAAAGGGTCAAGGCCTTATGGCCCGATGTCCTCCAGTTCGTCAAAGAGGCCAGCCCTCGCCTCTTCGGGCAGCTATGTTTGGCCAATATAGTAGGATTGGAGGGGAGAAGACTTAAACTGGCGGCAGGGGACGGGTACGTGCGCAGCGCTTTGAGCCGACCGGAGAACCAGGCACTCTTGGCCGAGGCCTTGTCCCGGCGTTTCGGCGGCGACTGGGAAGTGGAGATCGTCTAG
- the tadA gene encoding tRNA adenosine(34) deaminase TadA, whose product MLMPHMTTEEKAQQERFMREALSEAEKAYVRGEVPVGAVAVLNGEIIGRGHNLRETLKDATAHAEILALREAAKKIGDWRLEEVTLYTTLEPCPMCAGALIQFRVKRVVFGAFDPKAGAAGSVVDLLRDPRFNHQVEVVGGVLAEESGALLKRFFQELRMERRDGRVD is encoded by the coding sequence ATGTTGATGCCGCACATGACCACTGAAGAGAAAGCGCAGCAGGAGCGCTTCATGCGCGAGGCGCTCAGCGAAGCGGAAAAGGCCTATGTCCGTGGCGAGGTTCCGGTAGGCGCGGTGGCGGTCCTCAACGGGGAAATCATCGGGCGGGGACACAACCTGCGTGAGACCTTGAAAGACGCTACCGCCCATGCTGAGATCCTGGCTTTGCGTGAAGCGGCGAAAAAGATAGGTGACTGGCGCCTGGAGGAAGTAACGCTTTACACCACGCTGGAACCCTGCCCCATGTGCGCGGGTGCCTTGATACAGTTCCGGGTGAAACGGGTAGTCTTCGGGGCCTTTGACCCGAAGGCGGGAGCAGCGGGATCGGTGGTCGATCTGCTGCGTGATCCTCGCTTCAACCACCAAGTAGAAGTGGTGGGCGGAGTGCTGGCGGAAGAGAGCGGTGCTCTGCTTAAGCGCTTCTTCCAGGAGTTGCGCATGGAGCGGAGAGATGGCCGAGTGGACTAA
- a CDS encoding adenylosuccinate synthase — protein sequence MATVALVGVQWGDEGKGKVTDFLAARADLVVRYQGGNNAGHTVVVGEEEFRLHLLPSGILYPDKTCIIGNGVVIDPAVLFNEIEVLTRRGVTLAKLLVSERAHLILPYHRLLDAAEEERRGKGCLGTTRRGIGPAYTDKAARTGLRVIDLLGEDFPQLLAENIAYKNAILRNVYGKEGLSYEEVYREYQAYAEKLRPYVADTSLVINRAIAEGKHVLFEGAQGTLLDLDHGTYPFVTSSYPTAGGVCIGAGVGPRAIDYVVGVAKAYTTRVGEGPFPTELPGELGEEIRKRGREFGTTTGRPRRCGWFDAVIVRYAARVNGLTHLCITKLDVLTGLPTLKICYGYRYKEEELREFPASLEVLRSCQPLYEELPGWTEDISGARRLEDLPVNARRYLERIEELTGVPVALVGVGVRREQMIVCHSFFG from the coding sequence TTGGCGACGGTGGCACTGGTGGGAGTGCAATGGGGGGACGAGGGAAAGGGGAAGGTGACCGACTTTCTCGCGGCCCGCGCCGATCTGGTCGTGCGCTACCAGGGAGGAAACAACGCGGGGCACACGGTGGTGGTAGGCGAAGAAGAGTTCCGCCTGCACCTGCTTCCCTCGGGCATCCTCTATCCCGATAAGACTTGCATCATCGGCAACGGCGTGGTGATCGACCCGGCCGTGCTTTTTAATGAAATCGAGGTCCTTACCCGCCGGGGAGTAACCCTGGCCAAGCTGCTCGTGAGCGAGCGGGCCCATTTAATCCTCCCCTACCACCGCCTGCTGGACGCAGCGGAGGAGGAGCGCAGGGGAAAGGGTTGCCTGGGTACCACCCGCCGGGGCATAGGACCTGCTTACACCGACAAGGCGGCCCGCACGGGCCTGCGGGTGATAGACCTTTTGGGGGAGGATTTTCCCCAACTCCTGGCAGAAAACATAGCCTATAAAAACGCCATCCTCCGGAACGTTTACGGCAAAGAGGGTCTTTCCTACGAGGAAGTATACCGGGAGTACCAGGCTTACGCCGAAAAGCTGCGCCCTTATGTTGCCGATACCAGTCTCGTCATCAACCGGGCCATCGCCGAAGGCAAGCACGTGCTTTTTGAAGGGGCGCAGGGAACTCTGCTCGACCTCGATCACGGCACCTACCCCTTTGTCACCTCTTCCTACCCCACGGCCGGCGGGGTCTGTATCGGGGCGGGGGTAGGGCCGCGCGCCATCGACTACGTGGTGGGGGTGGCCAAGGCTTACACTACCCGGGTAGGGGAAGGCCCCTTCCCTACCGAGCTGCCGGGGGAGTTAGGGGAAGAGATAAGGAAGCGGGGAAGGGAGTTCGGCACTACCACCGGGAGGCCGCGGCGATGCGGCTGGTTTGACGCCGTCATTGTGCGCTACGCGGCCCGGGTAAACGGGCTTACCCACCTCTGTATAACCAAGCTTGATGTCCTTACTGGGCTCCCCACCCTCAAGATTTGCTACGGCTACCGCTACAAAGAGGAGGAACTCCGGGAATTTCCGGCCAGTTTGGAGGTACTCCGCTCCTGCCAGCCTCTGTATGAGGAATTACCCGGCTGGACGGAAGATATAAGCGGGGCGCGCCGGCTGGAGGACCTGCCGGTCAACGCTCGGCGCTACTTAGAGAGAATAGAGGAACTCACCGGTGTGCCGGTGGCTTTGGTGGGCGTGGGGGTGCGCCGGGAGCAGATGATTGTCTGTCACTCCTTTTTCGGCTAA
- a CDS encoding NAD(P)/FAD-dependent oxidoreductase, whose product MAYRDYDVLIVGAGPAGIFTALELVRQEARLKIALLDKGPDLSQRFCPAHAKRDFCRHCPTCSIMCGWGGAGAFSDGKLTLSPEVGGVLDEYLGREKLEELISYVDGIYREFGAPDEIYGVGREAEYEEVIRRAVFAGLRVIQVPIRHLGTGRCSEVLARMRDYLQEKVDIRMGCEVKTLLTSRRQIRGVKLADGQVLTARWVVVAPGREGANWLRHEAKRLRLEMAVNPVDIGVRVEVPAVVMEPLTRLFYEFKCIYYSRTFEDKVRTFCMNPYGEVVVENADGVVTVNGHAHAYHKTENTNFAVLVSKSFTEPFKEPIAYGRHIASLANLLGNGVIVQRLGDLLAGRRSTPERLAKGLVRPTLALATPGDLSLVLPYRHLVGIVEMLEALDKLAPGVFSRDTLLYGAEVKFYSSRLKLTPQLETQIKNLFAAGDGAGVTRGLVQASASGVVVAREILRRFGG is encoded by the coding sequence GCTCTGGAGTTGGTGCGGCAGGAGGCGCGACTCAAGATAGCCCTTCTGGATAAGGGGCCCGATCTTAGCCAGCGCTTCTGTCCCGCCCACGCCAAGAGGGACTTCTGCCGTCACTGCCCCACCTGCTCCATCATGTGCGGCTGGGGCGGAGCAGGAGCTTTTAGCGACGGCAAGCTCACCCTCTCCCCCGAGGTGGGTGGGGTCCTGGACGAGTATCTGGGGCGGGAAAAGCTGGAAGAGCTCATCTCTTATGTAGATGGCATCTACCGGGAGTTCGGTGCCCCTGATGAAATTTACGGCGTGGGGCGGGAAGCGGAGTACGAAGAGGTTATACGCCGGGCGGTCTTCGCCGGCCTGCGGGTGATCCAGGTGCCCATTCGGCACCTCGGGACCGGCAGGTGCTCGGAGGTTCTGGCCCGCATGCGCGACTACCTTCAGGAAAAAGTGGATATCAGGATGGGGTGCGAGGTCAAGACCCTGCTCACTTCCCGCCGGCAGATCCGCGGGGTTAAGCTGGCCGACGGTCAGGTGCTAACTGCCCGCTGGGTGGTAGTGGCGCCGGGACGCGAGGGAGCCAACTGGCTGCGGCACGAGGCGAAGCGCTTACGCCTGGAAATGGCGGTCAATCCCGTGGATATAGGGGTGCGCGTAGAGGTACCGGCGGTAGTCATGGAGCCGCTGACCCGCCTCTTCTACGAGTTCAAGTGCATCTACTATTCCCGCACCTTTGAAGATAAGGTGCGTACCTTTTGCATGAACCCCTACGGAGAGGTGGTGGTGGAGAACGCCGACGGTGTGGTGACCGTCAACGGGCACGCGCACGCCTACCACAAGACGGAAAACACCAACTTTGCGGTGCTGGTGAGCAAGAGTTTCACTGAACCTTTTAAAGAGCCGATTGCCTACGGCCGCCACATAGCCAGCCTGGCCAACCTCCTGGGCAACGGGGTCATCGTGCAGCGGCTGGGGGATCTCCTGGCGGGGAGGCGCAGCACGCCCGAGCGTCTGGCCAAGGGATTGGTGCGTCCTACCCTTGCCCTGGCTACGCCGGGGGATCTGAGCCTGGTCCTGCCTTACCGGCACTTGGTGGGCATAGTGGAGATGCTGGAGGCTCTGGATAAGTTGGCGCCGGGGGTTTTCTCGCGCGACACTTTGCTTTACGGCGCAGAAGTCAAGTTCTATTCTTCGCGCCTTAAACTCACGCCTCAACTCGAGACCCAGATAAAGAACCTTTTCGCGGCCGGCGACGGGGCAGGAGTCACGCGGGGTCTGGTGCAGGCTTCGGCATCCGGCGTAGTGGTTGCCCGGGAGATATTGCGGCGCTTTGGGGGGTGA